A stretch of Dyella sp. BiH032 DNA encodes these proteins:
- a CDS encoding inositol monophosphatase family protein, with amino-acid sequence MPRPAVNVAVRAARAAGNVILRYMNRIDGLNIVEKQRMDFASEVDRLAEAEIVKELRRAYPTHAILAEESGAIGKGPLVWVIDPLDGTHNYLRGIPHFSVSIALLEKGEPVYGVVFDPLRGELFTASKGDGAYLNDRRIRVSKRENLGGAMIATGFPYRQRQHLDAQLDMTRALLGQAEDIRRSGSAALDLAYVAAGRYDGYFEIGLKPWDMAAGLLLVREAGGRYGDFAGRDGIPASGNIIAGNLHVVQAMTEIIGAKSTPQLLKA; translated from the coding sequence ATGCCAAGACCCGCCGTCAACGTCGCGGTGCGCGCCGCTCGCGCCGCTGGAAACGTGATCCTGCGCTACATGAACCGCATCGACGGTCTCAACATCGTCGAAAAGCAACGCATGGACTTCGCCTCGGAAGTCGATCGCCTGGCCGAAGCCGAGATCGTCAAGGAACTGCGCCGCGCCTACCCGACCCACGCCATCCTCGCCGAGGAGAGCGGTGCGATCGGCAAGGGGCCGCTGGTCTGGGTGATCGATCCCCTCGATGGCACGCACAACTACCTGCGCGGCATCCCGCATTTCTCCGTGTCCATCGCCCTGCTCGAAAAGGGTGAGCCGGTGTACGGCGTGGTGTTCGATCCGCTGCGCGGCGAACTGTTCACCGCCAGCAAGGGCGATGGCGCCTACCTCAACGACCGCCGCATCCGCGTCAGCAAGCGCGAGAACCTCGGCGGCGCGATGATCGCCACCGGCTTCCCGTACCGCCAGCGCCAGCACCTGGACGCACAGCTGGACATGACCCGCGCCCTGCTCGGTCAGGCCGAGGACATCCGCCGCTCGGGCTCGGCTGCGCTGGACCTGGCCTACGTCGCCGCCGGCCGCTACGACGGCTACTTCGAGATCGGCCTGAAGCCGTGGGACATGGCGGCCGGCCTGCTGCTGGTGCGCGAAGCCGGCGGCCGCTATGGTGATTTCGCCGGCCGCGACGGCATCCCGGCCAGCGGCAATATCATCGCGGGCAACCTGCACGTGGTGCAGGCCATGACCGAGATCATCGGCGCCAAGTCGACGCCGCAACTGCTCAAGGCCTGA
- a CDS encoding RNA methyltransferase: protein MPTADLASLIRFVLVRTSHPGNIGSSARAMRTMGFTHMTLVAPHRFPHAEASALAAGADDVLAEAGVHEGLVDGLAGCSLALGLSARRRGVDLEELSPREAAGRVLAAAARGEQVALVFGNERTGLENEELARCHAMVRIPSVDDFSSLNLSQAVQVMAYELRVALLGGEVPAAPVRDDAEPPADAARMERFYAHLAETLDDIDFHKGRAPTTIMLRLRKLFQRAQMDERELRILHGIFADAQRMARMAGEKK, encoded by the coding sequence ATGCCTACCGCCGACCTGGCTTCCCTCATCCGTTTCGTGCTGGTCCGGACCTCGCATCCGGGGAACATCGGCAGTTCGGCGCGGGCCATGCGCACCATGGGCTTCACGCACATGACCCTGGTCGCGCCGCACCGTTTCCCCCACGCCGAGGCCTCGGCCCTGGCTGCCGGCGCGGACGACGTGCTGGCGGAAGCGGGGGTGCATGAAGGCCTGGTCGATGGCCTGGCCGGCTGCAGCCTGGCGCTGGGCCTGTCGGCGCGCCGGCGCGGGGTGGACCTGGAAGAGCTGTCGCCACGCGAGGCGGCCGGCCGCGTGCTCGCCGCGGCGGCGAGAGGCGAGCAGGTAGCGCTGGTGTTCGGCAACGAACGCACCGGCCTGGAGAATGAGGAACTGGCGCGCTGCCACGCGATGGTGCGCATCCCCAGCGTCGACGACTTCAGCTCGCTCAATCTCTCCCAGGCCGTGCAGGTCATGGCCTACGAGCTGCGCGTGGCCCTGCTGGGCGGCGAGGTGCCGGCGGCGCCGGTGCGCGACGATGCCGAACCGCCGGCCGACGCCGCCCGCATGGAACGCTTCTACGCCCACCTCGCCGAGACGCTCGACGACATCGATTTCCACAAAGGGCGTGCGCCGACGACGATCATGCTGAGGCTGCGCAAGCTGTTCCAGCGCGCGCAGATGGACGAACGCGAGCTGCGCATCCTGCACGGCATCTTTGCCGACGCGCAGCGCATGGCCCGCATGGCCGGCGAAAAGAAATAA